The Euphorbia lathyris chromosome 2, ddEupLath1.1, whole genome shotgun sequence genome includes a window with the following:
- the LOC136218504 gene encoding uncharacterized calcium-binding protein At1g02270 isoform X1, giving the protein MGKERRIVKGRISRIGSYAISSSMSMRDHRQRPCITCTTFNILAPIYKRLNLNNNQNSRESDYRVYWFTRNQRILDSLLRERSSIICLQEFWLGNDELVKMYEKRLGDAGYIIFQLARTNNRGDGLLTAVRKDHFRVINYRDLLFNDFGDRVAQLLHVELASQFSQCRNNETRQEILIVNTHLLFPHDSSLCIVRLHQVYKILQHVESYQKECNLNSMPIILCGDWNGSKRGHVYKFLRSQGFVSSYDTAHQYADADAHKWVSHLNHRGNICGVDFIWLLNPNGYRELLKTSWSEAAFGMFRYLLRKASLTEEDAFAFLKDDKAGDCITYSGFCEALRQLNLTGHCHGLSVEETKDLWDQADIDGNGFLDYKEFQTRMVPRFSRTYNIKHPIAASSGFGIRHQLTKKTK; this is encoded by the exons ATGGGAAAGGAAAGGAGAATAGTGAAAGGAAGGATATCTAGGATTGGAAGTTATGCAATATCGTCGTCAATGTCGATGAGGGACCACCGGCAACGGCCCTGCATTACCTGTACGACCTTCAATATTTTGGCCCCTATTTATAAGCGTCTTAATCTTAATAACAATCAGAATTCCCGTGAAAGCGATTACCGAGTCTATTGGTTTACACGAAACCAACGGATTTTGGATTCTCTGTTGCGAGAGAGATCTTCTATAATTTGCCTTCAG GAATTCTGGTTGGGGAATGATGAGTTGGTTAAAATGTATGAAAAGAGACTCGGCGACGCTGGTTATATCATTTTCCAGCTTGCTCGAACCAACAACCGTGGCGATG GACTACTAACTGCGGTGCGCAAGGACCATTTCAGAGTGATTAATTATAGAGATTTGCTCTTCAATGATTTTGGAGACCGTGTTGCTCAGTTGTTACATGTTGAATTAGCTTCGCAATTTTCACAATGCAGAAACAATGAAACTCGTCAAGAAATTCTTATTGTCAACACCCATTTGCTATTTCCTCACGATTCAAGTTTGTGTATAGTACGATTGCATCAG GTGTACAAAATCCTGCAACATGTTGAATCGTATCAGAAAGAATGTAACCTTAACTCCATGCCCATTATACTTTGCGG TGACTGGAATGGGAGCAAGCGTGGCCATGTCTATAAGTTCCTCAGGTCACAAGGTTTTGTCTCATCATATGATACTGCACATCAATATGCTGATGCAGATGCTCACAAG TGGGTTAGCCACCTCAATCACCGTGGGAACATATGTGGGGTGGATTTTATATGGCTTCTGAATCCTAATGGATACCGTGAACTACTTAAAACAAGTTGGAGTGAAGCAGCATTCGGCATGTTCAGG TATCTTTTACGGAAAGCTTCTCTCACAGAAGAAGATGCCTTTGCTTTTCTGAAAGATGACAAGGCTGGTGACTGCATTACCTATTCAGGTTTCTGTGAAGCTCTTCGACAG CTTAATTTAACTGGTCACTGCCACGGGCTTAGTGTCGAAGAGACAAAGGATTTGTGGGACCAAGCAGACATTGATGGAAATGGTTTCCTTGATTACAAAGAATTCCAG ACCCGGATGGTTCCCAGGTTCAGCAGGACTTATAATATCAAACATCCTATAGCTGCAAG CAGCGGATTTGGCATCCGTCATCAACTGACCAAAAAGACAAAATGA
- the LOC136218504 gene encoding uncharacterized calcium-binding protein At1g02270 isoform X2 codes for MGKERRIVKGRISRIGSYAISSSMSMRDHRQRPCITCTTFNILAPIYKRLNLNNNQNSRESDYRVYWFTRNQRILDSLLRERSSIICLQEFWLGNDELVKMYEKRLGDAGYIIFQLARTNNRGDGLLTAVRKDHFRVINYRDLLFNDFGDRVAQLLHVELASQFSQCRNNETRQEILIVNTHLLFPHDSSLCIVRLHQVYKILQHVESYQKECNLNSMPIILCGDWNGSKRGHVYKFLRSQGFVSSYDTAHQYADADAHKWVSHLNHRGNICGVDFIWLLNPNGYRELLKTSWSEAAFGMFRYLLRKASLTEEDAFAFLKDDKAGDCITYSGFCEALRQLNLTGHCHGLSVEETKDLWDQADIDGNGFLDYKEFQTRMVPRFSRTYNIKHPIAASGFGIRHQLTKKTK; via the exons ATGGGAAAGGAAAGGAGAATAGTGAAAGGAAGGATATCTAGGATTGGAAGTTATGCAATATCGTCGTCAATGTCGATGAGGGACCACCGGCAACGGCCCTGCATTACCTGTACGACCTTCAATATTTTGGCCCCTATTTATAAGCGTCTTAATCTTAATAACAATCAGAATTCCCGTGAAAGCGATTACCGAGTCTATTGGTTTACACGAAACCAACGGATTTTGGATTCTCTGTTGCGAGAGAGATCTTCTATAATTTGCCTTCAG GAATTCTGGTTGGGGAATGATGAGTTGGTTAAAATGTATGAAAAGAGACTCGGCGACGCTGGTTATATCATTTTCCAGCTTGCTCGAACCAACAACCGTGGCGATG GACTACTAACTGCGGTGCGCAAGGACCATTTCAGAGTGATTAATTATAGAGATTTGCTCTTCAATGATTTTGGAGACCGTGTTGCTCAGTTGTTACATGTTGAATTAGCTTCGCAATTTTCACAATGCAGAAACAATGAAACTCGTCAAGAAATTCTTATTGTCAACACCCATTTGCTATTTCCTCACGATTCAAGTTTGTGTATAGTACGATTGCATCAG GTGTACAAAATCCTGCAACATGTTGAATCGTATCAGAAAGAATGTAACCTTAACTCCATGCCCATTATACTTTGCGG TGACTGGAATGGGAGCAAGCGTGGCCATGTCTATAAGTTCCTCAGGTCACAAGGTTTTGTCTCATCATATGATACTGCACATCAATATGCTGATGCAGATGCTCACAAG TGGGTTAGCCACCTCAATCACCGTGGGAACATATGTGGGGTGGATTTTATATGGCTTCTGAATCCTAATGGATACCGTGAACTACTTAAAACAAGTTGGAGTGAAGCAGCATTCGGCATGTTCAGG TATCTTTTACGGAAAGCTTCTCTCACAGAAGAAGATGCCTTTGCTTTTCTGAAAGATGACAAGGCTGGTGACTGCATTACCTATTCAGGTTTCTGTGAAGCTCTTCGACAG CTTAATTTAACTGGTCACTGCCACGGGCTTAGTGTCGAAGAGACAAAGGATTTGTGGGACCAAGCAGACATTGATGGAAATGGTTTCCTTGATTACAAAGAATTCCAG ACCCGGATGGTTCCCAGGTTCAGCAGGACTTATAATATCAAACATCCTATAGCTGCAAG CGGATTTGGCATCCGTCATCAACTGACCAAAAAGACAAAATGA